In Turicibacter sanguinis, a genomic segment contains:
- the eno gene encoding phosphopyruvate hydratase: protein MPYIVDVYAREVLDSRGNPTVEVEVTTESGSFGRALVPSGASTGIYEAVELRDGDKSRYLGKGVLNAVKNVNDIIAPELVGMDVTDQCGIDRLMIALDGTKNKGKLGANAILGVSMAVAHAAADFVGLPLYRYLGGFNSKELPTPMMNIINGGEHADNNIDFQEFMIMPVGAPTFKEAIRMGAEVFHALKSVLHGMGLNTAVGDEGGFAPNLESNEAAIKVILEAIEKAGYVPGKDVMIAMDVASSEFYKDGKYVLAGEGGKVFTSEELCDFYAELCEKYPIISIEDGLDQDDWAGWDYLTKKIGDKVQLVGDDFFVTNTERLAEGIEKNVANSILIKVNQIGTLTETFEAIEMAKKAGYTAVVSHRSGETEDATIADIAVATNAGQIKTGSMSRTDRIAKYNQLLRIEDELGQQAVYNGVKSFYNLKK from the coding sequence ATGCCTTATATTGTTGACGTTTATGCTCGCGAAGTATTAGACTCTCGCGGAAATCCTACTGTTGAAGTAGAAGTTACAACTGAAAGTGGATCATTCGGACGTGCTTTAGTACCATCTGGAGCTTCTACAGGAATCTACGAAGCTGTTGAGTTACGTGATGGAGATAAATCTCGTTACTTAGGAAAAGGTGTTTTAAACGCTGTTAAAAATGTTAACGACATTATCGCACCTGAATTAGTTGGTATGGATGTTACTGACCAATGTGGAATCGACCGTTTAATGATCGCTTTAGACGGAACTAAAAACAAAGGTAAATTAGGAGCTAACGCAATCTTAGGTGTATCTATGGCTGTTGCTCATGCTGCTGCTGATTTCGTTGGATTACCATTATACCGTTACTTAGGTGGATTCAACTCTAAAGAATTACCAACTCCAATGATGAACATCATCAACGGTGGAGAGCACGCTGACAACAACATCGACTTCCAAGAATTCATGATCATGCCAGTTGGAGCTCCAACATTCAAAGAAGCTATCCGTATGGGAGCTGAAGTATTCCATGCATTAAAATCAGTATTACACGGTATGGGATTAAATACAGCAGTTGGAGATGAAGGTGGATTCGCTCCAAACTTAGAATCAAACGAAGCTGCTATCAAAGTTATCTTAGAAGCTATCGAAAAAGCTGGATATGTTCCAGGTAAAGACGTAATGATCGCTATGGACGTTGCTTCTTCTGAGTTCTACAAAGATGGAAAATACGTTTTAGCTGGTGAAGGTGGAAAAGTATTCACATCTGAAGAATTATGTGACTTCTACGCTGAATTATGTGAAAAATATCCAATCATCTCAATCGAAGACGGTTTAGACCAAGACGACTGGGCTGGATGGGATTATTTAACTAAAAAAATCGGAGATAAAGTTCAATTAGTTGGAGACGATTTCTTCGTAACTAACACTGAGCGTTTAGCTGAAGGTATCGAGAAAAACGTGGCTAACTCAATCTTAATCAAAGTTAACCAAATCGGTACATTAACTGAAACTTTCGAAGCTATCGAAATGGCTAAGAAAGCTGGATACACTGCAGTTGTATCTCACCGTTCAGGAGAAACTGAAGATGCTACAATCGCTGACATCGCAGTTGCTACAAATGCTGGACAAATCAAAACAGGTTCTATGTCTCGTACAGACCGTATTGCAAAATACAACCAATTATTACGTATCGAAGATGAATTAGGACAACAAGCTGTTTACAACGGAGTTAAATCTTTCTATAACTTAAAAAAATAA